In one Niallia taxi genomic region, the following are encoded:
- a CDS encoding DUF951 domain-containing protein, whose translation MEPKEFAINDIVEMKKAHPCGTNRWKIIRMGMDIRIKCEGCEHSVLIPRREFSRKMKKMLVKHEE comes from the coding sequence ATGGAACCGAAAGAGTTTGCTATCAATGATATTGTTGAGATGAAAAAAGCTCATCCTTGTGGTACAAATCGTTGGAAAATTATAAGGATGGGGATGGATATCCGCATTAAATGTGAAGGCTGTGAGCACAGTGTTCTTATCCCAAGAAGAGAATTTTCACGAAAAATGAAAAAAATGTTAGTAAAGCATGAAGAATAA
- the ychF gene encoding redox-regulated ATPase YchF, with amino-acid sequence MALTAGIVGLPNVGKSTLFNAITQAGAESANYPFCTIDPNVGIVEVPDPRLNKLTELVQPKKTVPTTFEFTDIAGIVKGASKGEGLGNKFLSHIREVDAICQVVRCFADDNITHVSGKVDPISDIETINLELILADLESVEKRIGRVGKMAKQKDKEALAELEVLEILKAAFEEEKPARAVEFTDEQAKIAKNLHLLTIKPVLYVANVGEDEIGDTENNEYVQRVREFAGNENAEVIVICAKIEEEIAELEGEEKAMFLEELGIEESGLDQLIRAAYDLLGLATYFTAGVQEVRAWTFVQGMKAPQCAGIIHSDFERGFIRAETVSYDDLIVSGNMVAAKEAGKVRLEGKEYIVKDGDIIHFRFNV; translated from the coding sequence ATGGCGTTAACTGCTGGAATAGTAGGGTTGCCGAACGTCGGTAAATCTACATTATTTAATGCAATAACACAGGCTGGTGCAGAATCAGCAAACTATCCATTCTGTACAATTGATCCGAATGTGGGAATTGTAGAGGTACCAGATCCAAGATTGAATAAATTGACTGAGCTTGTTCAGCCGAAGAAGACAGTACCAACAACTTTCGAATTCACAGATATTGCTGGAATCGTTAAGGGTGCAAGTAAAGGGGAAGGTTTAGGTAATAAGTTCCTTTCTCATATCCGTGAAGTGGATGCTATTTGTCAAGTTGTCCGCTGCTTTGCTGATGATAATATTACACATGTTTCTGGAAAAGTAGATCCAATCTCTGACATCGAAACAATCAATCTAGAATTGATTCTTGCAGATTTAGAATCTGTTGAAAAAAGAATTGGCCGTGTAGGAAAAATGGCTAAACAAAAAGATAAAGAAGCATTAGCTGAGTTAGAAGTGCTTGAGATATTAAAAGCTGCTTTTGAAGAAGAAAAGCCAGCTAGAGCTGTTGAGTTCACTGATGAGCAAGCTAAAATTGCGAAAAACCTTCACTTATTGACAATCAAGCCAGTATTATATGTGGCAAACGTTGGTGAAGATGAAATTGGTGATACAGAAAACAATGAATATGTACAGCGAGTTAGAGAATTTGCTGGTAATGAAAATGCTGAGGTTATTGTTATCTGTGCAAAGATTGAAGAAGAGATTGCTGAGCTTGAAGGGGAAGAAAAGGCAATGTTCCTTGAGGAGCTTGGAATTGAAGAGTCAGGTCTTGACCAGCTGATAAGAGCAGCATATGATTTGCTAGGCTTGGCAACATATTTCACTGCTGGAGTTCAAGAGGTTCGTGCTTGGACATTTGTTCAAGGAATGAAAGCACCTCAGTGTGCTGGCATTATCCATTCCGATTTCGAAAGAGGTTTCATTAGAGCGGAGACTGTTTCATATGATGACCTTATTGTGAGCGGTAATATGGTTGCTGCAAAAGAAGCAGGTAAAGTTCGTCTTGAAGGAAAAGAGTATATTGTTAAAGACGGAGATATTATTCACTTCCGCTTTAATGTTTAA
- a CDS encoding glycosyltransferase family 4 protein has translation MKIAIFTDTYFPQVNGVANSLKRLTDHLEKRQIQYQIYAPEVEDAPVYPNINQFFSIPVFLYPECRTALANPKKIKAKVQEFNPDIIHIATPYMMGLYGLFCAKRLHIPVVSSYHTHFDQYLEYYKASWLLPVLHKYLKWFHESTLRTFAPSNETKSKLIELGFHSLSIWGRGIDCTQFRPIATTYAIRQKYNIQEEFILLYVGRFAPEKDLSTLSSIMDSVPDNWNKKVHWLLAGDGPSLPEWKRKAADWNNVTLTGYLKGEELSEAYASADLFVFPSTTETFGNVVLESLASGTPAIVSNSGGVKELVEDGTTGRVCTAKSAGEFTRAIIELLADQEKRSLFGIAARKYALSQSWESILDNLIGEYEEVLINSRGEQRIYA, from the coding sequence GTGAAAATTGCAATTTTTACAGATACCTATTTTCCGCAAGTCAATGGGGTTGCTAACTCTTTGAAAAGGCTAACAGATCACTTAGAAAAAAGGCAAATTCAATATCAAATTTATGCACCTGAAGTGGAAGATGCTCCGGTTTATCCAAACATTAACCAGTTTTTTAGTATCCCGGTCTTTTTATATCCCGAATGCAGAACTGCTTTAGCTAATCCTAAAAAAATCAAAGCTAAGGTACAGGAATTTAACCCAGATATTATACATATTGCTACACCGTACATGATGGGTCTATATGGACTATTTTGCGCCAAAAGGCTTCATATTCCAGTTGTTTCCTCCTACCACACTCATTTTGACCAGTATTTAGAGTACTACAAAGCCTCTTGGCTGCTGCCTGTTCTCCATAAATACTTGAAATGGTTTCATGAGTCCACATTAAGGACCTTTGCACCTTCAAACGAAACAAAATCAAAACTAATCGAGCTTGGCTTCCACTCCTTATCAATATGGGGAAGAGGGATAGACTGCACTCAATTCCGCCCTATCGCTACAACTTATGCTATCAGACAAAAATACAATATACAGGAGGAGTTTATTCTTTTGTATGTTGGAAGATTTGCTCCAGAAAAAGACCTGAGCACACTTTCATCCATAATGGACTCTGTTCCTGATAACTGGAATAAAAAAGTACATTGGCTGCTTGCAGGAGACGGTCCTAGTTTGCCTGAATGGAAACGGAAAGCAGCCGATTGGAATAATGTTACACTGACCGGTTATTTAAAAGGAGAAGAGCTATCAGAGGCTTATGCAAGTGCTGATTTATTTGTATTCCCTTCTACAACAGAAACATTTGGTAATGTCGTACTAGAATCATTGGCATCAGGAACTCCAGCTATCGTTTCAAATTCAGGGGGTGTGAAAGAATTAGTGGAGGATGGTACAACAGGGAGAGTTTGTACAGCAAAAAGTGCGGGCGAATTCACAAGGGCAATTATTGAGCTGCTTGCAGATCAGGAAAAAAGAAGTTTATTTGGCATAGCAGCCAGAAAATATGCATTAAGTCAGTCATGGGAAAGTATTCTTGATAACTTAATTGGAGAATATGAAGAGGTGCTAATAAATAGCAGAGGAGAACAAAGGATTTATGCATAA
- the rpsF gene encoding 30S ribosomal protein S6: MKKYEIMYIIRPNIEDEAKKALVERFNGILADNGAEVAESKEWGKRRLAYEINDFRDGYYQLVKVNAAPVAVEEFSRLAKINEDIIRHIVIKEEAK; the protein is encoded by the coding sequence ATGAAAAAGTACGAAATTATGTACATCATCCGTCCAAATATTGAAGATGAAGCTAAAAAAGCTCTAGTTGAGCGTTTTAACGGTATTCTTGCTGATAATGGAGCGGAAGTTGCTGAATCAAAAGAGTGGGGTAAACGTCGTCTTGCATACGAAATCAATGATTTCCGCGATGGCTACTACCAACTTGTGAAAGTTAACGCTGCACCAGTAGCAGTTGAGGAGTTCTCTCGTTTAGCTAAAATTAACGAAGATATCATCCGTCACATTGTTATTAAAGAAGAAGCTAAATAA
- the ssb gene encoding single-stranded DNA-binding protein — MMNRVVLVGRLTKDPELRYTPSGAAVATFTLAVNRTFTNQQGEREADFINCVIWRKPAENVANFLKKGSLAGVDGRLQTRSYEGQDGKRVYVTEVQAESVQFLEPRNSNSGNRNDNMNYSAPREQDNPFGGSNNYQNQRPQNKNNDYTRMDEDPFANSGQIDISDDDLPF, encoded by the coding sequence ATGATGAACCGTGTTGTTCTTGTTGGCCGACTGACGAAGGATCCTGAACTGCGATACACACCGAGTGGAGCTGCTGTTGCAACTTTCACACTTGCGGTCAATCGTACTTTTACGAACCAACAAGGTGAAAGAGAAGCAGACTTTATCAATTGTGTAATCTGGAGAAAACCTGCAGAAAATGTAGCTAATTTCTTGAAGAAAGGAAGCTTAGCTGGCGTTGACGGCAGACTTCAAACACGCAGTTATGAGGGACAAGATGGAAAGCGTGTCTATGTTACAGAAGTGCAAGCAGAAAGTGTTCAATTTCTTGAACCTAGAAACAGCAACTCTGGAAATAGAAATGACAACATGAATTATAGTGCACCAAGGGAACAAGATAATCCTTTCGGAGGCTCTAATAATTATCAGAATCAGCGACCTCAAAATAAAAACAATGATTATACAAGAATGGACGAGGATCCATTTGCTAATAGCGGTCAAATCGACATTTCAGATGATGACTTGCCATTCTGA
- the rpsR gene encoding 30S ribosomal protein S18, protein MGGRRGGRAKRRKVCYFTANGITQIDYKDVDLLKKFISERGKILPRRVTGTSAKYQRKLTIAIKRSRTMALLPYVTGE, encoded by the coding sequence ATGGGCGGACGCAGAGGCGGACGTGCTAAGCGCCGTAAAGTATGTTACTTTACAGCTAACGGCATTACGCAAATCGATTATAAAGATGTAGATCTTCTTAAAAAATTCATCTCTGAGCGTGGTAAAATCTTACCTCGTCGTGTAACTGGTACAAGTGCAAAATATCAACGTAAGTTGACTATTGCAATCAAACGTTCACGTACTATGGCTTTACTTCCATACGTAACTGGTGAATAA